In Acidovorax sp. 106, the following proteins share a genomic window:
- a CDS encoding LysE family translocator, with amino-acid sequence MPSTDTLLAFFGVSILLGLTPGPDNLFVLLQSAQRGWRAGMAVVVGLCIGLVVHTAAVALGLAAVFAASAMAFTVLKLLGAAYLAWLAWQALRAPAPSGDAGDSGGAAAASASAAAPSLWRMVGRGVVMNLSNPKVLVFFLAFLPQFADPALGPMGGQLMVLGLVFIVAALLVFGAIACFSGVFGALLLRSPRAQQWLNRIAGIVFLGLAVRLATAQR; translated from the coding sequence ATGCCTTCTACCGATACCTTGCTGGCCTTTTTCGGCGTCTCCATTCTTCTGGGCCTGACCCCTGGGCCAGACAACCTCTTTGTGCTCCTGCAATCGGCCCAGCGTGGCTGGCGTGCGGGCATGGCTGTGGTCGTGGGGCTGTGCATAGGCCTGGTGGTGCACACGGCGGCTGTGGCGCTGGGGCTGGCGGCGGTGTTTGCCGCGTCGGCCATGGCGTTCACGGTGCTCAAGCTGCTGGGGGCCGCCTACCTGGCGTGGCTGGCCTGGCAAGCGCTGCGGGCCCCGGCGCCTTCGGGCGACGCGGGTGATTCGGGTGGTGCTGCGGCGGCATCTGCCAGCGCGGCCGCCCCCAGCCTGTGGCGCATGGTCGGGCGCGGCGTGGTCATGAACCTCAGCAACCCCAAGGTGCTGGTGTTCTTTTTGGCCTTTTTGCCGCAGTTTGCCGACCCTGCCCTTGGCCCCATGGGCGGCCAGCTCATGGTGCTGGGTCTGGTGTTCATCGTGGCGGCGTTGCTGGTGTTTGGTGCCATCGCCTGTTTCTCGGGCGTGTTTGGTGCGCTGCTGCTGCGCTCGCCCCGTGCGCAGCAGTGGCTCAACCGCATTGCAGGCATCGTGTTTTTGGGCCTGGCGGTGCGCCTGGCCACCGCGCAGCGTTGA
- a CDS encoding histidine phosphatase family protein, with translation MTELILIRHGETDWNRELRFQGHVDVPLNATGHAQARRLAERLAAEKLVVDRLVCSDLIRTQQTATPSLQVLFPQARIDTLIDSALREQAFGVVDGKRVDDVKIEHADAWNQWLRFEADYGMPGGETTRQFHTRVMGAVYRIAQQYQGQKVMVVTHGGVLDMIWRTARGTGLNGPRQSDIPNAGLNRVRVSGDAVEVLDWADVRHLTDLPEQPVYDQRKLVVR, from the coding sequence ATGACCGAACTCATCCTCATCCGCCATGGCGAAACCGACTGGAACCGGGAGCTGCGCTTTCAGGGGCATGTGGATGTACCCCTTAACGCCACCGGCCACGCGCAGGCCCGCCGCCTAGCAGAGCGCTTGGCGGCCGAAAAGCTGGTGGTGGATCGGCTGGTCTGCAGCGACCTCATCCGCACCCAGCAGACCGCCACGCCCAGCCTGCAGGTGCTCTTCCCGCAGGCCCGCATCGACACCCTGATCGACAGCGCCTTGCGCGAGCAAGCCTTTGGTGTGGTGGACGGCAAGCGCGTAGACGACGTCAAGATCGAGCATGCCGACGCATGGAACCAGTGGCTGCGCTTTGAAGCCGACTACGGCATGCCCGGCGGCGAGACCACCCGCCAGTTCCACACCCGCGTGATGGGCGCCGTCTACCGTATCGCCCAGCAATACCAGGGCCAAAAGGTCATGGTGGTCACCCATGGCGGGGTGCTGGACATGATCTGGCGCACCGCGCGCGGCACGGGTCTGAACGGCCCGCGCCAGAGCGATATTCCCAACGCCGGGCTCAACCGCGTGCGGGTGAGTGGTGATGCCGTGGAAGTGCTGGACTGGGCGGATGTGCGGCACCTGACGGACTTGCCGGAGCAGCCGGTGTATGACCAGAGGAAGTTGGTGGTGCGGTGA
- a CDS encoding tetratricopeptide repeat protein — protein sequence MQAPSAPLTDSLGNPLTLQRADRVDAVNDFVEGFIACEARAVNVLQAADDPSAMVQACCAALHMFAESADAPRNARPFITQALASAPQASEREQRFVAAVAAWVDGDMPRAIALHQEQARLHPRDLASIKLGQYHLFNRGDSPGVLRLALQALPAAAEVPYLHGMLAFGWEQCHRLPEAEAAARHAIALCRKEPWAHHALAHVMLTQGRIREGIDFMASVSDTWTGLNSFMVTHNWWHQALFLLEQDRHAEVLALYDSQVWGVVKEYTQDQIGAVSLLARLELAGVDVGARWVDVADHLAQRVADHVLPFLDLQYLYGLARAGRTEAARTLQNNIAAHAATRTEAHERTVWQQACVPAAQGLLAHAQGDWATAAQQLGVALPRLVEIGGSHAQRDLFHQIWLDALQRNGQWAAVQNVLQPVVNGQPESVRLARQVGVVNRVLGLPERTQFKSESKYSVRGMF from the coding sequence ATGCAAGCCCCCTCTGCGCCATTGACCGACAGCCTGGGCAACCCACTCACGCTGCAGCGTGCAGACCGCGTGGATGCGGTGAACGACTTTGTCGAAGGCTTCATCGCCTGCGAAGCGCGGGCCGTGAACGTGCTGCAGGCCGCAGACGACCCCAGCGCCATGGTGCAGGCCTGCTGCGCCGCACTGCACATGTTTGCCGAATCGGCCGACGCACCGCGCAACGCCCGCCCCTTCATCACCCAGGCGCTGGCCAGTGCGCCCCAGGCCAGCGAGCGCGAGCAACGCTTTGTGGCCGCAGTCGCAGCCTGGGTAGACGGCGATATGCCCCGCGCCATTGCACTGCACCAAGAGCAAGCCCGCCTGCACCCGCGCGACCTGGCCTCCATCAAGCTAGGCCAGTACCACTTGTTCAACCGGGGCGACTCGCCCGGCGTGCTGCGCCTGGCGCTGCAAGCCCTACCCGCTGCGGCGGAAGTGCCCTACCTGCACGGCATGCTGGCCTTTGGCTGGGAGCAATGCCACCGCCTGCCTGAAGCCGAGGCCGCCGCCCGCCACGCCATCGCCCTGTGCCGCAAAGAGCCCTGGGCTCACCACGCCCTGGCCCATGTGATGCTGACCCAGGGCCGCATCCGCGAAGGTATCGACTTCATGGCCAGCGTGAGCGACACCTGGACGGGGCTGAACTCCTTCATGGTCACGCACAACTGGTGGCACCAGGCGCTGTTTCTGCTGGAGCAAGACCGGCACGCCGAAGTGCTGGCGCTGTACGACAGCCAAGTCTGGGGCGTGGTCAAGGAATACACGCAAGACCAGATTGGCGCCGTGTCACTACTAGCGCGGCTGGAGCTGGCAGGCGTGGACGTGGGCGCCCGCTGGGTCGACGTGGCCGATCACCTCGCACAACGCGTGGCCGACCATGTGCTGCCCTTTCTGGACCTGCAATACCTCTACGGTCTGGCCCGCGCAGGCCGCACCGAGGCCGCACGCACGCTGCAAAACAACATCGCCGCCCACGCCGCCACCCGCACCGAGGCGCACGAACGCACCGTGTGGCAACAGGCTTGTGTGCCCGCCGCGCAGGGCCTGCTGGCCCATGCGCAAGGCGACTGGGCGACGGCGGCACAGCAGCTGGGCGTGGCCCTGCCCCGGCTGGTGGAGATTGGCGGCAGCCATGCGCAGCGGGATTTGTTTCACCAGATTTGGCTGGATGCGCTGCAGCGCAACGGGCAGTGGGCGGCGGTGCAGAACGTGTTGCAGCCGGTGGTGAATGGGCAGCCGGAGTCTGTGAGGCTGGCGCGGCAGGTGGGGGTGGTGAATAGGGTGTTGGGGTTGCCCGAACGCACGCAGTTCAAGAGTGAGAGCAAGTATTCTGTTAGAGGCATGTTTTAG
- a CDS encoding YdgA family protein, with amino-acid sequence MSKKTALGAAVALAVVAYGGATWYMGQRAQASYNEALEEVRKVLGAEAVVSQDYQKGFFSSQAKLVLQWTPPADADASKPAEPVRVVVSSAVRHGPLAGARLAAAVVDMRFALEGLDEKATKDFAKVTAPTLTTVHGLMGGHDATLLVPAGEVGDEEVTLRWQEMKTEFSINGDRTRVKGNLQWPEMAFSGINKSADEDLGGSGERFAMSIKGMTGDFENQIIDGLWMLAPGKGNMRFAQIDATSTPKDGAAKPLMSLKDLTGTTTIDRADKLMSVSTSIKGKGLIGPVDFESIGFEEKLQRIDADVVKSLQMLMVESYSKDGFKAMTMANEEQGGKLVKLLTDNAQRLTAALPAYSMKFFATLGGQQGELSYGGEVTRAPSADEVTQAGWGPVLLKNSTLHADVRLPKAWLPQLAKAAGQEEFKAEDMDGLIGMAQAAGYVRQEGDNLTSSLKMEGGQAKLNGKVMDLPNFMQ; translated from the coding sequence ATGAGCAAAAAAACAGCTTTGGGCGCCGCCGTGGCGCTGGCCGTGGTGGCCTATGGTGGCGCCACTTGGTACATGGGCCAACGTGCACAGGCCAGCTACAACGAGGCGCTGGAGGAAGTGCGCAAGGTGCTGGGCGCTGAGGCCGTGGTGTCGCAGGACTACCAAAAGGGCTTTTTCTCGTCGCAGGCCAAGCTGGTACTGCAATGGACACCGCCCGCCGATGCAGACGCCAGCAAGCCCGCCGAGCCTGTGCGCGTGGTCGTGAGCAGCGCTGTGCGCCATGGCCCGCTGGCCGGTGCCCGCCTGGCCGCCGCCGTTGTGGACATGCGCTTTGCCCTGGAAGGCCTGGACGAAAAAGCCACCAAGGACTTTGCCAAGGTGACTGCCCCCACGCTCACCACCGTGCACGGCCTGATGGGCGGCCACGATGCCACGCTGCTGGTGCCTGCGGGCGAGGTGGGGGACGAAGAGGTGACGCTGCGCTGGCAAGAAATGAAGACCGAGTTCTCGATCAATGGCGACCGCACCCGCGTCAAGGGCAACCTCCAGTGGCCTGAGATGGCGTTCTCGGGGATCAACAAGTCTGCGGACGAAGACCTGGGTGGGTCGGGCGAGCGCTTTGCCATGTCGATCAAGGGCATGACGGGCGACTTCGAGAACCAGATCATCGATGGCCTGTGGATGCTGGCCCCTGGCAAGGGCAACATGCGCTTTGCGCAAATTGATGCGACCAGCACCCCCAAGGACGGCGCTGCCAAGCCGCTGATGTCTCTGAAAGACCTGACGGGCACCACCACCATTGACCGTGCTGACAAACTGATGAGCGTGAGCACGTCGATCAAGGGCAAGGGCCTGATTGGCCCGGTGGACTTTGAGTCGATTGGCTTTGAAGAGAAGCTCCAGCGCATCGATGCCGACGTGGTCAAGAGCCTGCAGATGCTGATGGTCGAGAGTTACAGCAAGGACGGGTTCAAGGCCATGACCATGGCCAATGAGGAGCAGGGCGGCAAGCTGGTGAAGCTGCTGACCGACAACGCCCAGCGCCTCACGGCCGCGTTGCCTGCGTATTCGATGAAGTTCTTTGCCACGCTGGGCGGGCAACAAGGCGAGCTGTCGTACGGCGGCGAGGTGACCCGCGCCCCGAGCGCAGATGAAGTGACCCAGGCCGGTTGGGGCCCTGTGCTGCTCAAGAACTCGACCTTGCACGCCGATGTGCGCCTGCCCAAGGCATGGCTGCCCCAGTTGGCCAAGGCTGCAGGCCAGGAAGAGTTCAAGGCTGAAGACATGGACGGCTTGATCGGCATGGCCCAGGCGGCAGGCTACGTGCGCCAAGAGGGCGACAACCTGACCAGCTCGCTGAAGATGGAAGGTGGTCAGGCCAAGCTCAATGGCAAGGTCATGGATTTGCCTAACTTCATGCAGTAA
- a CDS encoding amidase, with protein MTALHDLPAHDLLAAYRQRTLSPVEVTQAVLAHMERWEPHIRATYLLRPEHALAQARQSEARWQHGEPQGLLDGVPVTIKENIATQGDPTPLGTAAVPLVPALADAPPAARLREAGAVMVAKTTMPDYGMLSSGLSSFHPLSRNPWDVSKGPGGSSAGGGAAAAAGYGPLHIGTDIGGSLRLPASWCGIFSLKPSLGRIPIDPPYTGRAAGPMTRTVQDAALMMRVLSQPDARDSMSLPAQTIAWDDFDQGVQRLRGLHLGLLLDAGCGLPVEDEVRAAVEHAARLFEQAGARVTLMQPFMTQTMLDGMDHFWRMRSHMDLQALPDAQRAKVLPYIRAWAESAAGMTGTQVFQASQQFHQTRVVTVRACSAFDYVLSPVAPMPAFAAELPSPTNDPLRPLEHIGFTVPFNMSEQPAASVNCGYTASGLPIGLQIAGARFDDLGVLQVARAFELIRDRQRPWPQPSLLD; from the coding sequence ATGACCGCACTGCACGACCTGCCCGCCCACGACCTGCTTGCCGCCTACCGCCAGCGCACGCTGTCCCCCGTGGAGGTCACGCAGGCCGTGCTGGCGCACATGGAGCGCTGGGAGCCCCATATCCGCGCCACCTACCTGCTGCGGCCTGAGCACGCGCTGGCGCAGGCCCGCCAAAGCGAAGCCCGGTGGCAGCACGGCGAGCCCCAGGGCCTGCTCGACGGCGTGCCCGTCACCATCAAAGAAAACATCGCAACCCAGGGCGACCCCACGCCGCTGGGCACCGCCGCTGTGCCGCTGGTGCCTGCGCTGGCCGATGCGCCCCCGGCAGCCCGCCTGCGCGAGGCCGGCGCCGTGATGGTGGCCAAGACCACCATGCCCGACTACGGCATGCTGTCCTCAGGGTTGTCCAGCTTTCACCCCCTCTCGCGCAACCCTTGGGACGTGAGCAAGGGCCCCGGCGGCTCCAGCGCCGGGGGCGGCGCTGCCGCAGCGGCGGGCTACGGACCGCTGCACATCGGCACCGACATCGGTGGCTCGCTGCGCTTGCCTGCCAGCTGGTGCGGCATCTTCAGCCTCAAGCCCAGCTTAGGGCGCATTCCCATCGACCCGCCCTACACCGGCCGCGCAGCAGGCCCCATGACCCGCACCGTGCAAGACGCCGCACTGATGATGCGGGTGCTGAGCCAGCCGGATGCACGCGACAGCATGAGCCTGCCTGCGCAGACCATTGCCTGGGACGACTTCGACCAGGGCGTGCAGCGCCTGCGGGGCCTGCACCTGGGCCTGCTGCTGGATGCGGGATGTGGCCTGCCGGTAGAGGACGAAGTGCGCGCCGCGGTGGAGCACGCTGCTCGCCTGTTCGAGCAAGCCGGTGCCCGCGTGACGCTGATGCAACCCTTCATGACCCAGACCATGCTCGACGGCATGGACCACTTCTGGCGCATGCGCTCGCACATGGACCTGCAAGCCCTGCCCGATGCGCAGCGCGCCAAGGTGCTGCCCTACATCCGCGCCTGGGCCGAGAGTGCGGCGGGCATGACGGGCACGCAGGTGTTCCAGGCCAGCCAGCAGTTCCACCAAACGCGCGTAGTCACCGTCAGGGCGTGCAGCGCGTTCGACTATGTCCTCTCACCCGTGGCCCCCATGCCTGCCTTTGCGGCCGAACTGCCCTCGCCCACCAACGACCCGCTGCGCCCGCTGGAGCACATTGGCTTCACGGTGCCGTTCAACATGTCCGAGCAGCCTGCAGCGTCGGTCAACTGCGGCTACACCGCCAGCGGCCTTCCCATCGGGCTGCAAATTGCGGGGGCACGCTTTGACGACCTGGGCGTACTGCAGGTGGCACGGGCCTTTGAGCTGATCCGCGACCGGCAGAGGCCTTGGCCGCAACCCTCACTTCTTGATTGA
- a CDS encoding ABC transporter substrate-binding protein, translated as MLNRRSVLATGALAAIPLATPVGALAQGRKDAVVLAMTLEPPGLDPTAGAASAIAEIVQYNVFETLTKINADGTVAPLLAESWEVSPDLKTYTFKLRRGVKFQNGEPFNAAAVKFSYDRAGGDKSTNKDKRTFANLTTQVVDEHTLVVLNKDIDPDLLFALGQATSIIVEPKSADTNATKPVGTGPYQLGAWNKGSSVVLTAWDGFRAPATIKIRRATFRFISDPAAQVAALLAGDVDLFPRVTPRSVAQFKANPRFQLLVCGSRAKTILAINNAKTPLQDVRVRRAIAAAIDRKAVIEGAGDGYGAPIGSHYVPGAFGYVDTTGVNPFDIEKSKKLLAEAGVKTPLELTLTLPPTPYARQGGEVIVAQLAKVGIVAKTQNVEWAQWLSGTYGNKNYDLTIISHVEPFDLVNFTKPDYYWGYQSPKFNELFNQIKNAARPQDRARLLGDAQKLLAEDAVHAFLYQPQWITVANKNLKGLWKDMPVFVNDLSALSWS; from the coding sequence ATGCTGAACCGCCGATCCGTTCTCGCCACTGGCGCCTTGGCCGCCATCCCCCTCGCCACCCCCGTGGGTGCACTGGCCCAGGGCCGCAAAGATGCCGTGGTGCTGGCCATGACCCTGGAGCCCCCGGGCTTGGACCCCACGGCCGGTGCAGCGTCCGCCATTGCAGAGATCGTGCAATACAACGTGTTCGAGACGCTCACCAAGATCAACGCTGACGGCACGGTGGCGCCCCTGCTGGCCGAAAGCTGGGAGGTCTCGCCCGACCTCAAGACCTATACCTTCAAGCTGCGCCGTGGCGTGAAGTTCCAAAACGGCGAGCCCTTCAACGCCGCTGCAGTGAAGTTTTCGTACGACCGCGCAGGCGGCGACAAGAGCACCAACAAAGACAAGCGCACCTTTGCCAACCTGACCACCCAAGTGGTGGACGAGCACACCCTGGTCGTACTGAACAAGGACATCGACCCCGACCTGCTGTTTGCGCTGGGCCAGGCCACCTCCATCATCGTGGAGCCCAAAAGCGCCGACACCAACGCCACCAAGCCCGTGGGCACCGGCCCCTACCAGCTGGGGGCCTGGAACAAGGGCTCGTCTGTGGTGCTGACGGCGTGGGATGGCTTTCGCGCCCCGGCCACCATCAAGATCCGCCGCGCCACCTTTCGCTTCATCTCGGACCCCGCCGCCCAGGTGGCCGCACTGCTGGCGGGCGATGTGGACCTGTTCCCCCGCGTCACACCGCGCAGCGTGGCGCAGTTCAAAGCCAACCCGCGCTTTCAGTTGCTGGTCTGTGGCTCGCGGGCCAAGACCATTTTGGCCATCAACAACGCCAAGACGCCGCTTCAGGATGTGCGCGTGCGCCGCGCCATCGCTGCGGCCATTGACCGCAAGGCCGTGATCGAAGGCGCGGGCGATGGCTACGGCGCCCCCATCGGCAGCCACTATGTGCCCGGTGCGTTTGGCTATGTGGACACCACGGGCGTCAACCCGTTCGACATTGAAAAGTCCAAGAAGCTGCTGGCCGAGGCAGGCGTCAAGACCCCGCTGGAGCTGACCCTCACCTTGCCCCCCACGCCCTATGCACGCCAGGGCGGTGAGGTCATCGTGGCCCAGTTGGCCAAAGTGGGCATCGTGGCCAAGACGCAAAACGTGGAATGGGCGCAGTGGCTCAGCGGCACTTACGGCAACAAGAACTACGACCTGACCATCATTTCGCATGTCGAGCCGTTCGACCTGGTCAACTTCACCAAGCCCGACTACTACTGGGGCTACCAGTCGCCCAAGTTCAACGAGCTGTTCAACCAGATCAAAAACGCCGCCCGCCCGCAAGACCGGGCCCGCCTGCTAGGCGACGCGCAAAAGCTGCTGGCCGAGGACGCGGTGCACGCCTTTCTGTACCAGCCGCAGTGGATCACCGTGGCGAACAAAAACCTCAAGGGGTTGTGGAAGGACATGCCGGTGTTTGTGAACGACCTCTCCGCCCTCTCTTGGTCATGA
- a CDS encoding ATP-binding cassette domain-containing protein: MTTPQTSSASPAPDAPLLEVTDLVREYTLPREHLLRPPGKVQALKGVSFSMPSGRSLGIVGESGSGKSTLARTVMALDAPTSGSVHLLGRNLHQLAPAALRQARRDFQMVFQDPYGSLDPRQTVERIVSEPLQAQGETTRAMQREQAAEVLAQVGLRTNDLDKYPHEFSGGQRQRIAIARALITRPRLIVADEPVSALDVSVQAQVLNLLQDLQQTFGVSYLLISHDLAVVNHLCDEVVVLYQGQIVERGAPAQLFHHAQHPYTQALVAAVPQVQPGRARARRLAAAAARANSAVPTPAA; this comes from the coding sequence ATGACCACGCCTCAGACCTCCTCGGCCTCACCAGCCCCCGACGCGCCTCTGTTGGAAGTGACCGACCTGGTGCGTGAATACACCCTGCCCCGCGAGCACCTGCTGCGCCCACCGGGCAAGGTACAGGCCCTCAAAGGCGTGAGCTTCTCCATGCCCAGCGGCCGCAGCCTGGGCATCGTGGGCGAGTCAGGGTCGGGCAAATCCACGCTGGCCCGCACGGTGATGGCGCTGGACGCCCCTACCTCCGGCAGCGTGCACCTGCTGGGCCGCAACCTGCACCAGTTGGCCCCGGCAGCGCTGCGCCAGGCCAGGCGGGATTTTCAGATGGTGTTCCAAGACCCCTACGGCTCGCTGGACCCGCGCCAGACGGTAGAGCGCATCGTGAGCGAACCCCTGCAAGCCCAAGGCGAAACCACCCGTGCCATGCAGCGCGAGCAAGCCGCCGAGGTGCTGGCCCAAGTGGGCCTGCGCACCAACGACCTGGACAAGTACCCGCATGAATTCTCAGGCGGGCAGCGCCAGCGCATTGCCATTGCGCGGGCCCTTATCACCCGGCCCCGACTCATCGTGGCAGACGAGCCGGTCAGCGCCCTGGATGTGTCGGTGCAAGCCCAGGTGCTCAACCTGCTGCAGGATTTGCAGCAAACCTTTGGCGTGAGCTACCTGCTCATCAGCCACGACCTGGCCGTGGTCAACCACCTGTGCGATGAGGTCGTGGTGCTCTACCAGGGGCAGATTGTGGAACGCGGTGCACCGGCGCAACTGTTCCACCACGCGCAGCACCCCTACACCCAGGCCCTGGTGGCCGCTGTGCCCCAGGTGCAGCCGGGGCGGGCGCGTGCAAGGCGGCTGGCAGCAGCGGCGGCGCGCGCCAACAGTGCTGTCCCCACGCCTGCGGCGTGA
- a CDS encoding ABC transporter ATP-binding protein, whose translation MPLLEVSNLRVRLQTHRGPADAVRGVNFALGRGETLGLIGESGCGKSLTAMALMGLLPDSAEVSGSIQFDGQELVGRSDAQMCQLRGHRIGMVFQEPMTALNPVHTIGRQVAEPLRRHLGLDASTARQQAIALLDRVGIPSAAQRFDAYPHQFSGGQRQRITIAMALACGPDLLIADEPTTALDVTIQQQILDLISDLVAERHMALILISHDLGVISQNVDRMLVMYGGSVVESGPTASVFAAMAHPYTRGLLAARPQMGAQRAPMARLATIAGTVPELVDLPTGCTFAGRCAFTAQACHSTRPQATVVAHDAEGVHEVRCLRPEAMQAPTAAQATATSAAA comes from the coding sequence ATGCCTTTGCTTGAAGTCTCCAACCTCCGCGTCCGCCTGCAGACCCACCGGGGTCCGGCCGATGCCGTGCGCGGCGTGAACTTTGCGCTGGGGCGTGGCGAGACGCTGGGGCTGATTGGCGAGTCGGGTTGCGGCAAATCGCTCACCGCCATGGCGCTCATGGGTTTGCTGCCTGACAGCGCAGAAGTCTCGGGCAGCATCCAGTTTGACGGGCAGGAACTGGTGGGCCGCAGCGATGCGCAGATGTGCCAGTTGCGCGGCCACCGCATCGGCATGGTGTTCCAGGAGCCCATGACCGCGCTCAACCCTGTGCACACCATAGGCCGCCAGGTGGCTGAGCCCTTGCGCAGGCACCTGGGCCTGGATGCCAGCACAGCGCGGCAGCAAGCCATTGCCCTGCTCGACCGCGTAGGCATCCCCAGCGCGGCGCAGCGCTTTGACGCCTACCCACACCAGTTCTCTGGCGGCCAGCGCCAGCGCATCACCATCGCCATGGCACTGGCCTGCGGGCCAGACCTGCTGATTGCCGACGAGCCCACCACCGCGCTGGATGTGACCATCCAGCAGCAGATTCTGGACCTCATCAGCGACCTGGTGGCCGAGCGCCACATGGCGCTCATCCTCATCTCGCACGACCTGGGCGTGATCTCGCAGAACGTGGACCGCATGCTGGTGATGTACGGCGGCAGCGTGGTCGAGAGCGGCCCCACCGCCTCGGTGTTTGCGGCCATGGCCCACCCCTACACGCGCGGCCTGCTGGCCGCACGCCCGCAGATGGGCGCGCAGCGGGCACCCATGGCGCGGCTCGCCACCATCGCAGGCACAGTGCCTGAGCTGGTGGATTTGCCTACGGGCTGCACCTTTGCAGGCCGCTGTGCCTTCACTGCGCAGGCCTGCCACAGCACCCGCCCTCAAGCCACCGTGGTCGCCCACGATGCAGAGGGCGTGCACGAGGTGCGCTGCCTGCGCCCCGAAGCCATGCAGGCCCCCACTGCAGCCCAAGCCACCGCCACCTCAGCCGCCGCATGA
- a CDS encoding ABC transporter permease, which translates to MAKDTSTLASPQAAGPQPAPAALRPPTWAQRALRHRSFVLGAVLTLFMLGTAALSLVWTPWSPYEVDMASKLQAPSGAHWLGTDAFGRDIVSLIMVGARNSILVGVIAVGIGMGIGTALGLLAAARRGWVEEAIMRMADFTFAFPALLLAIMLTAVFGAGIVNSIIAIGIFYIPTFARVTRASANAVWSREYILAARACGKGPWRITLEHVLPNILSALIVQATIQFALAILAEAALSYLGLGTQPPEPSWGRMLSEAQTLMFQAPMLAVWPGVAIALAVLGLNLLGDGLRDLMDPRLARKR; encoded by the coding sequence ATGGCCAAAGACACCTCCACACTCGCTTCGCCGCAGGCCGCAGGCCCACAGCCCGCGCCCGCTGCCTTGCGCCCGCCCACCTGGGCGCAGCGCGCACTGCGCCACCGCAGCTTTGTGCTGGGTGCCGTGCTCACGCTGTTCATGCTCGGCACCGCCGCGCTGTCCCTGGTCTGGACACCCTGGTCGCCCTATGAGGTGGACATGGCCAGCAAGCTGCAGGCCCCTTCGGGCGCGCACTGGCTGGGCACCGATGCATTTGGGCGCGACATCGTCTCGCTCATCATGGTGGGCGCGCGCAACTCCATCCTGGTCGGCGTGATTGCGGTGGGCATCGGCATGGGCATCGGCACCGCGCTGGGCCTGCTGGCCGCTGCACGGCGCGGCTGGGTAGAAGAAGCCATCATGCGCATGGCCGACTTCACCTTCGCCTTCCCTGCCTTGCTCCTGGCCATCATGCTCACAGCCGTGTTTGGCGCGGGCATCGTCAACTCCATCATTGCCATCGGCATCTTCTACATCCCGACCTTCGCGCGGGTCACCCGGGCGTCGGCCAATGCCGTGTGGTCGCGCGAGTACATCCTGGCAGCCCGTGCCTGCGGCAAGGGGCCCTGGCGCATCACGCTCGAGCATGTGCTGCCCAACATCCTGTCGGCACTGATTGTTCAGGCCACCATCCAGTTTGCGCTGGCCATCCTGGCCGAGGCCGCTTTGTCGTACCTGGGCTTGGGCACGCAGCCACCCGAGCCCTCGTGGGGCCGCATGCTGAGCGAGGCCCAGACCCTCATGTTCCAGGCCCCCATGCTGGCCGTCTGGCCCGGCGTGGCCATTGCCTTGGCCGTGCTGGGGCTGAACCTGCTGGGCGACGGCCTGCGCGATCTGATGGACCCACGCCTGGCCAGAAAAAGATGA